Proteins found in one Lachancea thermotolerans CBS 6340 chromosome C complete sequence genomic segment:
- the AST1 gene encoding Ast1p (weakly similar to uniprot|P35183 Saccharomyces cerevisiae YBL069W AST1 peripheral membrane protein) produces MAERILSNPDNNNLKAQTLDHDIPAPREIPQEEVVLKRVARPLRHVKYIPVKSLAFFSKNNPPRFSYETRIKTPVPKDKLVVQVRNAALNPVDLKIMNSYTHNMNREVGLGREYSGVITEVGGDLHSEWKEGDEVYGVFFHPNLGYGTVQSSILVSPAQDVILRKPSNISFQAASGTLFCLGTAFNILDSLESKGQLNESTNVLINGGTTSVAMFAIQLLKYHYRIPKKLVVLCSEYGATLLKSHFPDLCDELIFVNYVMNARRIYKPLEDMINNRETISYEAESGQPISSPYDQGKFNLILDFVGGYQLVSHSSSLLKKNGAYVTTVGDYRANYAKDVFNSWDNPSANVRKVFGRILWTFDYTHFYFDPNAKYAKNDWPAKCAELVESEVVKCVVDKVYDWKDFTQALDYLKQGHCHGKVILDIEKF; encoded by the coding sequence ATGGCAGAACGAATCCTTTCTAACCCAGACAACAACAACCTGAAAGCGCAGACCCTGGATCATGACATCCCTGCCCCTAGGGAAATCCCTCAGGAGGAGGTAGTTCTCAAGCGGGTCGCGCGGCCTCTGAGGCACGTCAAGTACATTCCTGTGAAAAGCCTGGCGtttttctccaagaacAACCCCCCACGGTTCTCTTACGAAACTCGCATCAAGACGCCTGTTCCGAAGGACAAGCTTGTGGTGCAGGTTCGAAATGCGGCACTGAATCCCGTGGATTTGAAGATAATGAACAGCTATACACATAACATGAATCGCGAAGTTGGCTTGGGCAGAGAATATAGCGGTGTCATCACGGAGGTCGGAGGTGACCTCCACTCTGAGTGGAAGGAGGGCGACGAGGTGTATGGCGTATTTTTTCACCCCAACCTAGGCTACGGCACTGTGCAAAGCTCTATTCTGGTCTCGCCGGCACAGGACGTGATTCTGCGCAAGCCCTCCAACATCAGCTTTCAGGCAGCCTCCGGCACCCTGTTTTGCCTTGGCACGGCATTCAACATTTTGGACAGCTTGGAATCCAAAGGGCAGCTCAACGAGTCCACCAATGTGCTCATCAATGGAGGCACCACGAGCGTTGCTATGTTTGCTATTCAGCTTTTAAAGTATCACTACAGAATCCCCAAGAAACTCGTCGTTTTGTGCTCCGAGTATGGCGCTACTCTTTTGAAATCTCACTTTCCAGACCTGTGCGACGAGCTAATCTTCGTCAACTATGTGATGAATGCCAGACGAATCTACAAGCCGCTCGAGGACATGATAAATAACAGGGAAACTATCAGTTACGAGGCGGAGTCTGGTCAACCAATATCCAGCCCTTACGACCAGGGGAAGTTCAACTTAATACTCGATTTTGTGGGCGGATATCAACTTGTCAGCCATAGTAGCtccttgttgaaaaagaacgGCGCTTATGTGACAACAGTAGGCGATTACCGGGCAAACTATGCCAAGGACGTTTTTAACTCCTGGGACAACCCTAGTGCCAATGTCagaaaagtttttggcagAATCCTGTGGACTTTTGACTACACTCACTTCTACTTCGATCCAAACGCTAAATATGCTAAAAACGATTGGCCAGCCAAGTGTgcagagcttgttgaaagcGAGGTGGTGAAATGTGTTGTGGACAAAGTGTACGACTGGAAAGACTTCACGCAGGCATTGGACTACCTGAAGCAAGGGCACTGCCACGGCAAGGTCATTTTGGATATTGagaaattttga
- the UBC6 gene encoding E2 ubiquitin-conjugating protein UBC6 (similar to uniprot|P33296 Saccharomyces cerevisiae YER100W UBC6 Ubiquitin-conjugating enzyme involved in ER-associated protein degradation located at the cytosolic side of the ER membrane tail region contains a transmembrane segment at the C-terminus substrate of the ubiquitin-proteasome pathway) has translation MATRQAQKRLTKEYKSMVENPPPFIIAQPNEDNILEWHYVITGPPDTPYEGGQYHGTLVFPSDYPFKPPAIRMVTPSGRFKEDTRLCLSMSDYHPDTWNPSWSVSTILTGLLSFMTSDESTTGAITTTSDHKKKMARVSKEYNAFRNARFKAVFPELVKENIAYLNELKRSGETKEEDVDKDVLEEAAKEEAVNISDITDPEDRIRAQKELEKLKERQSGAVKPNNGRPWLYVFFAATLFMFWALS, from the coding sequence ATGGCGACAAGACAAGCGCAGAAAAGGCTGACAAAAGAGTATAAGTCAATGGTGGAGAACCCACCTCCATTCATAATAGCACAACCCAACGAAGACAACATTCTGGAGTGGCATTACGTGATCACAGGCCCACCAGACACGCCTTACGAGGGTGGCCAGTACCATGGGACTTTAGTGTTTCCATCGGATTATCCCTTCAAACCTCCTGCCATCAGAATGGTGACACCAAGCGGGCGTTTCAAGGAGGACACTAGGCTATGCCTTTCAATGAGTGACTACCATCCTGACACATGGAATCCGTCTTGGTCCGTGTCGACTATTTTGACCGGTCTGCTGAGTTTCATGACCAGCGACGAGAGCACCACTGGTGCTATCACGACAACATCGGaccacaagaagaagatggcGCGCGTATCCAAGGAGTATAATGCTTTCAGGAACGCAAGGTTCAAGGCTGTTTTCCCTGAGCTGGTCAAAGAGAATATTGCATATCTCAACGAGCTGAAGAGGAGCGGAGAAACtaaggaagaagacgtAGACAAAGACGTTCTAGAGGAGGCGGCCAAAGAGGAAGCCGTCAACATTTCGGATATTACAGACCCAGAGGACAGAATCAGAGCTcagaaagagcttgaaaagttgaaagagcGTCAGAGCGGTGCTGTGAAGCCTAACAACGGAAGGCCTTGGCTATACGTTTTCTTCGCAGCAACACTATTCATGTTTTGGGCGCTGTCTTGA
- the PRS2 gene encoding ribose phosphate diphosphokinase subunit PRS2 (highly similar to uniprot|P38620 Saccharomyces cerevisiae YER099C PRS2 5-phospho-ribosyl-1(alpha)-pyrophosphate synthetase involved in nucleotide histidine and tryptophan biosynthesis one of a five related enzymes which are active as heteromultimeric complexes), whose protein sequence is MSSGGDKNLLDIDAPKPFWMSSNSIKLLSGNSHPELAEKIARVLGLSLSKIGVYQYSNKETSVTIGESIRDEDVYIIQTGSGQQEINDFLMELLIMIHACKTASARRITAVIPNFPYARQDKKDKSRAPITAKLVANLLETAGCDHVITMDLHASQIQGFFHIPVDNLYAEPSALNYIKTTTDIENAILVSPDAGGAKRVASIADKLDLNFALIHKERQKANEISRMVLVGDVRGKSCILIDDMADTCGTLVKASDMLFDNGAKEVVALVTHGIFSGSAREKLKNSKLSRIVCTNTMPVDLQLDIFDQIDISPTLAEAIRRLHNGESVSYLFTHAPA, encoded by the coding sequence ATGAGCTCCGGAGGTGATAAGAACTTGCTAGACATAGACGCCCCCAAGCCTTTTTGGATGAGTTCTAACagcatcaagctcttgTCGGGGAACTCTCACCCTGAGCTTGCAGAGAAAATTGCGCGAGTTCTGGGTCTTTCGCTGTCCAAAATCGGCGTGTACCAGTACTCTAACAAGGAAACATCAGTGACGATTGGTGAGAGTATCCGCGATGAAGACGTATACATCATCCAAACTGGAAGCGGTCAGCAGGAAATTAACGACTTTCTCATGGAGTTGCTTATTATGATTCATGCGTGCAAGACGGCGTCCGCGAGGCGAATCACCGCTGTCATTCCCAATTTCCCCTATGCTCGCCAAGACAAGAAGGATAAGAGCCGTGCCCCAATCACTGCCAAGCTCGTTGCAAACCTCTTAGAGACTGCGGGCTGTGACCATGTTATTACCATGGACCTGCATGCGTCGCAGATCCAAGGGTTTTTCCACATCCCAGTGGATAACTTATATGCCGAGCCCAGCGCCCTGAACTACATCAAAACTACAACCGACATAGAAAACGCAATCCTTGTGTCTCCAGATGCAGGAGGAGCTAAGAGGGTTGCATCTATTGCCGACAAGCTAGATTTGAATTTTGCGCTGATTCACAAGGAAAGGCAGAAAGCTAACGAGATTTCGAGAATGGTCCTGGTTGGTGACGTGAGAGGAAAGTCATGTATTTTGATCGACGACATGGCAGACACTTGCGGCACACTTGTAAAGGCTTCTGACATGCTTTTCGACAACGGCGCCAAAGAAGTTGTTGCACTGGTCACCCACGGTATATTTTCAGGGTCAGCTCGagagaagctgaaaaacagCAAACTTTCCAGGATTGTGTGTACTAACACCATGCCTGTTGATTTGCAACTAGACATTTTCGACCAAATTGATATCAGCCCCACTCTTGCCGAGGCAATCCGCAGACTGCACAACGGAGAGAGTGTTTCGTACCTGTTCACTCACGCGCCAGCCTAA
- a CDS encoding KLTH0C06732p (some similarities with uniprot|P39967 Saccharomyces cerevisiae YER098W UBP9 Ubiquitin-specific protease that cleaves ubiquitin-protein fusions) codes for MSLRKWLTRSDKPSRHKPATQGLHGEIDSAAKDTQAGGAKGDGAELSLGGKILSMITPSDGNSSSSSGPDGVTENGYPSGNRETGSHIHGSQDASDPVSEKAYHSSSAISDFEDLESEYDYFPLIKPSVTPLLPYGDGSNKVFGYENFGNTCYCNSVLQVIYNLPELRVNLLEFPERPSSLPRRRKSEMPGIKPRIFDDTSFTHSNNGSENAKKNSSSSGSAGSLGKEPSRKTSASSLKPGMSARAQRLHNASVVHGTVMASDAITEKLHEGFTRIVVGRVNGKSQKRSVQRTPPSNSASSSSSSVMESSPPNISLASSTRPEETSSEERKSSALIRGPVLNVDHSLIDYLPQGEKPSLYTALKDLYESITENKFLTGVVSPIQFVETLKRENILFSSTMHQDAHEFLNFLLNDISDYINAHSKNNIQAHETTNPMDDNHLNFVDRLFKGTLTNRTKCLTCDNMTYRNEPFLDFAIEVQDDGETDIQTTLADYHQKELLNGANKFYCDECCGLQEAERVVGLKQLPFYLALHMKRFKYSEEQNCNVKLFNRIRYPLDLKVCSTFDASVCKQYELVGLVVHMGGGPHHGHYVSLCKNERFGWLLFDDETVETVNESTVLKFVGNSDDLTTAYLLFYREKTAGATSGNDKSQEYAECVDELIKLDEKIRVGSESGKNDQNTTLEEVPEERRGERKLSSKGLKRRSRIFSFKRSPKD; via the coding sequence ATGTCGTTGAGAAAGTGGCTTACACGCAGCGACAAGCCGAGCAGGCACAAGCCGGCAACACAGGGTTTGCATGGCGAGATAGATTCGGCCGCGAAAGATACACAGGCTGGTGGAGCGAAGGGTGATGGCGCAGAATTATCCCTGGGAGGCAAAATTTTGAGCATGATAACGCCGTCGGACGGCAATagctcgtcttcctcgGGCCCCGACGGTGTCACAGAAAATGGATACCCCAGCGGCAACCGCGAGACCGGCAGCCATATTCACGGCAGCCAGGATGCTAGCGACCCTGTGTCTGAGAAGGCGTACCATTCTTCGTCCGCGATCAGCGATTTTGAGGACCTGGAGTCTGAATACGACTACTTTCCCCTGATCAAGCCTTCAGTGACGCCTCTCTTGCCATATGGAGATGGCTCAAACAAGGTTTTTGGCTACGAAAACTTTGGAAACACCTGCTACTGCAATTCGGTGCTGCAAGTCATTTACAACCTACCAGAGCTCCGCGTAAACCTGTTAGAATTCCCAGAAAGGCCGTCTTCCCTGCCTCGGAGGCGAAAGTCTGAGATGCCTGGCATCAAGCCTCGAATTTTCGACGATACCAGCTTTACCCATTCGAATAACGGGAGCGAGAatgccaagaaaaactccAGTTCCAGCGGAAGCGCAGGCTCTCTCGGAAAAGAGCCTTCCAGGAAAACCTCTGCATCCTCTCTGAAACCTGGGATGTCAGCACGAGCTCAGCGCTTGCATAACGCCTCTGTTGTTCATGGCACGGTGATGGCCTCTGATGCTATAACGGAAAAACTGCATGAAGGCTTCACGCGAATCGTTGTTGGGCGCGTGAACGggaaaagccaaaagagGTCTGTACAAAGGACGCCGCCATCGAACTCGGCATCATCGTCTTCGAGCTCTGTCATGGAGTCATCCCCTCCAAATATCTCGCTAGCGTCTTCTACTAGACCCGAGGAAACGTCAAGTGAAGAACGGAAAAGTTCTGCCCTTATAAGAGGCCCGGTTTTGAATGTTGATCATTCTCTGATCGACTACCTGCCGCAGGGAGAGAAACCTAGCTTATACACTGCATTGAAGGACCTTTATGAAAGCATTACTGAGAACAAGTTTTTAACAGGCGTCGTGTCTCCAATACAATTTGTCGAGACTTTAAAACGAGAGAATATTCTCTTTAGCAGTACCATGCATCAAGATGCCCatgaatttttgaactttttgttgaatgATATAAGTGACTACATCAACGCACATTCCAAAAACAACATCCAAGCCCATGAAACAACAAACCCTATGGATGACAACCACTTGAATTTTGTTGACCGACTCTTCAAAGGCACTTTGACAAATAGAACCAAGTGCTTGACATGTGATAACATGACGTACCGTAATGAACCATTCTTGGATTTCGCGATAGAAGTTCAAGATGACGGCGAAACCGACATTCAGACAACTTTGGCTGACTATCACCAGAAAGAACTACTTAACGGTGCCAACAAGTTTTATTGTGACGAGTGCTGTGGCCTACAGGAGGCCGAGAGGGTTGTTGGTCTAAAACAACTACCATTTTACCTCGCTTTGCATATGAAGAGGTTCAAATACtcagaagaacaaaacTGCAATGTTAAGCTGTTCAATAGAATACGATACCCGCTCGATCTTAAAGTTTGCTCTACCTTTGATGCATCTGTCTGCAAACAGTACGAGCTGGTAGGCCTCGTTGTTCACATGGGCGGGGGCCCTCATCATGGCCATTACGTCTCTCTCTGCAAAAATGAAAGGTTTGGGTGGCTTCTTTTCGACGACGAAACAGTTGAGACAGTGAATGAATCAACtgtgttgaagtttgttgGAAACTCCGACGACCTCACAACCGCCTACCTGCTGTTTTATAGAGAGAAGACCGCCGGGGCCACTAGTGGTAATGACAAGTCGCAGGAATATGCCGAATGCGTTGACGAATTGATAAAACTTGACGAGAAAATACGGGTTGGCTCAGAAAGCGGCAAAAACGATCAAAATACAACCCTTGAGGAGGTGCCCGAGGAACGCCGGGGAGAGAGAAAGTTATCGAGCAAAGGGTTAAAGAGGcgttcaagaatttttagcttcaaaaggtcGCCGAAGGACTAA
- the SEF1 gene encoding Sef1p (similar to uniprot|P34228 Saccharomyces cerevisiae YBL066C SEF1 Suppressor of Essential Function putative transcription factor): MSGLPQTSRRSSEASGLKRRSSAEERDGGSARETKRKNVKSEELRLPNLTATGAGPQAGDSGSKSGGGNGGGSGGSEDKGCSSDSKAAAGSTGHRPVTSCTHCRQHKIKCNASDNFPAPCSRCERMGLRCEIDPRFRPKKGSQLQSLRNDVDELKLKIEYLTHNESLIAQALQRTALSGAGQHTHAGGENGAVSGAAAEKTAEKAAETSQSPHSKVSVQTYLASEPRLLSNSVHASGDSPSPPALRIKDFPSARVSLATKTIQLTGAMPTSAANGDALPPVLQIALKRHSASYASPPNAPSSQGSPCLTPDNTGSKENSSSKTPIVATTNTIAPLPSPQANIDEFVLGEVTISIAKANELHAVFVDKFLPYFPIMYTNSATELYSQSQLLFWTVMLTACLSEPEPTLYIQLASLIKQLAIETCWIRTPRSTHISQALLILCNWPLPNQKVLDDCSYRFVGLAKSLSYQLGLHRGRFMSEFTRTQTSMPDAEKWRTRTWLGIFFTEQCWASILGLPPTSQNDYLVERARLEEDEDAVPRRFRQLIILANFQAKLCNMMGSSVMSPDGLTDARERAGCLAILERELKRLNTKFSFEEDTVVEMYYLYVKLMICCFAFLPGTPTEDQSKYVTEAYLCATKVVTLLTKLLESANLIQLPIYVRQSVTYSALILFKLQLTPLLLDKYVDSARQSIVTVHRLYRNQLTAWTASVENDISRTASVLEKLNFVLISQPEIFIEEEGIITRMRSHLTGTLFYDLVWCIHEARRRQNDPHYREELSKRLERMADSKNNNDSSSKERKLFPLPFYNQISKEDFETITQTTPGGTTVTTLIPTKNAIQQAKQLAERQGDQMGPIRYINGIPISVLEETGSVKLDPSLTAQDQNAVSAADSRNATAPPNSLKASVTTEDIMPKSPLLFEQPMQRSASTPSAETPGTARRAANVSSSIATGNTDSLFSMNTSAPLAASLAKAIPLEAVAGSPPLHTNSYSSLNMFLAGDGSEKNESAAAALMQPQQSQNQQASDLDNFFQQQSAGWIEGNSSNDDFLGWFDINMAPEF, encoded by the coding sequence ATGAGCGGTTTACCACAGACATCGAGGAGGAGCTCGGAGGCGAGCGGGCTGAAGAGAAGGAGCTCAGCCGAAGAGCGCGATGGTGGAAGCGCGCGGGAGACGAAGCGCAAGAATGTGAAGAGCGAGGAGCTGCGGCTGCCGAATCTGACCGCGACAGGGGCCGGGCCACAGGCGGGCGATAGCGGTTCCAAGAGCGGCGGCGGCAACGGCGGTGGGAGTGGCGGGAGCGAGGACAAGGgctgcagcagcgacagcaAGGCGGCGGCAGGGTCCACGGGCCATCGGCCCGTGACGTCGTGCACGCACTGCCGGCAGCACAAGATCAAGTGCAATGCCAGCGACAACTTCCCCGCGCCCTGCTCGCGGTGCGAGCGGATGGGCCTGCGCTGCGAGATCGACCCGCGGTTCCGGCCCAAGAAGGGCTCCCAGCTGCAGAGCCTGCGGAACGACGTTGACGAGCTCAAGCTGAAGATCGAGTACCTGACGCACAACGAAAGCCTGATCGCGCAGGCGCTCCAGCGCACCGCGCTTAGCGGCGCTGGGCAGCACACGCACGCGGGCGGCGAAAACGGCGCGGTGAGTGGCGCGGCGGCCGAAAAGACCGCTGAGAAAGCCGCGGAGACCTCCCAGTCGCCGCATAGCAAGGTTTCTGTCCAGACATACCTGGCAAGCGAGCCGCGGCTCCTGAGCAACTCGGTGCACGCTTCCGGGGACTCACCGTCTCCACCGGCGCTGAGGATCAAGGACTTCCCTAGCGCTCGAGTGTCGCTGGCTACCAAGACTATCCAGCTCACGGGCGCGATGCCCACGAGCGCCGCCAACGGCGACGCGCTGCCACCGGTGCTTCAGATCGCTCTGAAGCGGCATTCGGCGTCCTACGCTTCCCCGCCCAACGCGCCGTCGTCCCAGGGCAGCCCCTGCCTGACACCGGACAACACGGGCAGCAAGGAAAACTCGTCGAGCAAAACGCCCATAGTGGCCACCACGAACACAATCGCGCCCCTTCCCTCGCCACAGGCTAACATAGACGAGTTTGTGCTCGGGGAAGTCACGATCTCGATAGCCAAAGCCAATGAGCTGCACGCGGTGTTCGTTGACAAGTTCCTGCCGTACTTCCCGATCATGTACACGAACAGCGCGACAGAGCTCTACTCTCAGTCgcagctgcttttttggacTGTGATGCTCACGGCTTGCCTTTCGGAACCGGAACCAACGCTCTACATACAACTAGCCTCTCTGATCAAGCAGCTGGCCATCGAGACCTGCTGGATACGAACCCCGAGGTCCACGCACATTTCCCAGGCGTTGCTCATACTGTGCAACTGGCCCTTGCCCAACCAGAAAGTGCTAGACGACTGTTCCTACAGGTTTGTCGGGCTCGCAAAGTCGCTTTCGTACCAGCTCGGCCTTCACCGGGGCCGCTTCATGTCCGAATTCACTAGAACGCAGACGTCAATGCCGGACGCTGAGAAATGGAGAACCAGAACGTGGCTCGGAATCTTTTTCACCGAGCAATGCTGGGCAAGCATACTCGGCTTGCCACCCACCTCCCAGAATGACTACCTAGTTGAAAGGGCGcggcttgaagaagacgaggatGCCGTGCCTCGACGGTTCCGGCAGCTCATCATCCTTGCGAACTTCCAAGCGAAGCTTTGCAACATGATGGGCTCGAGCGTGATGTCCCCCGATGGGCTCACGGATGCAAGAGAAAGAGCCGGCTGCCTGGCTATACTGGAAAGAGAGCTCAAGAGGCTCAACACCAAATTCAGCTTCGAGGAGGACACCGTGGTGGAAATGTACTACTTGTACGTGAAGCTAATGATCTGCTGCTTTGCATTTCTCCCAGGCACTCCGACCGAGGACCAAAGCAAGTACGTTACGGAAGCCTACTTGTGCGCGACCAAGGTGGTCACACTATTgacaaagcttttggaaagtGCAAACCTAATCCAATTACCTATTTATGTGAGACAGAGCGTGACATATTCCGCGCTCATACTATTCAAGCTTCAACTGACACCGCTACTGCTGGACAAGTATGTTGACTCTGCGAGACAGTCCATCGTTACTGTGCACAGGCTGTACAGAAACCAACTGACGGCATGGACCGCGAGTGTGGAGAACGATATTTCAAGGACTGCTAGCGTCCTAGAGAAGCTGAACTTCGTGCTGATATCGCAGCCGGAGATatttattgaagaagaagggaTCATAACGCGGATGCGATCCCACCTGACAGGGACCCTGTTCTACGACCTAGTTTGGTGCATTCACGAAGCCAGAAGAAGGCAAAATGACCCCCACTACCGAGAGGAGCTATCCAAGCGCTTGGAAAGAATGGCAGAcagcaagaacaacaacGACTCTTCAAGCAAGGAAAGAAAACTGTTCCCGTTGCCCTTCTACAATCAAATTTCGAAGGAGGATTTCGAGACAATCACGCAGACAACCCCTGGCGGTACGACAGTCACAACTTTGATCCCTACCAAGAATGCCATCCAGCAGGCCAAACAGTTGGCAGAGAGACAAGGGGACCAGATGGGCCCCATCCGCTACATTAACGGCATTCCGATCTCAGTGCTGGAGGAGACCGGGAGCGTGAAGCTCGACCCATCGTTGACCGCTCAGGACCAGAATGCGGTGTCTGCCGCGGACTCCAGAAACGCGACCGCCCCTCCTAATTCGTTGAAGGCAAGCGTCACAACCGAAGACATAATGCCCAAGTCGCCGTTGCTTTTCGAGCAGCCTATGCAGCGTTCTGCCAGCACTCCATCAGCAGAGACACCTGGCACTGCTCGCCGCGCAGCCAACGTATCCTCATCGATTGCTACCGGCAACACGGACTCGTTATTTTCTATGAACACCTCCGCCCCACTGGCCGCTTCCCTAGCCAAAGCGATTCCCTTGGAAGCTGTCGCGGGATCGCCACCGCTGCACACAAATTCATACTCAAGTCTGAACATGTTCTTGGCGGGAGACGGTTCCGAAAAGAACGAGAGCGCAGCCGCAGCTCTCATGCAGCCTCAGCAATCCCAGAATCAGCAAGCCTCCGATCTGGAcaattttttccagcaacAAAGTGCAGGATGGATCGAGGGAAATTCGAGCAACGACGACTTTCTGGGTTGGTTCGATATCAACATGGCGCCCGAATTTTGA
- the PRX1 gene encoding thioredoxin peroxidase PRX1 (similar to uniprot|P34227 Saccharomyces cerevisiae YBL064C PRX1 Mitochondrial peroxiredoxin (1-Cys Prx) with thioredoxin peroxidase activity has a role in reduction of hydroperoxides induced during respiratory growth and under conditions of oxidative stress) has product MFVRPLFTARKPLSQQQPMLKSAVRMIRTFKQEEQPRLRINSLAPNFTAQTTQGKLNFHDYLGDSWGVLFSHPADFTPVCTTELGAFAQLKPEFEKRNVKLIGLSAEEVDKHQKWIKDIEEISSLDKFAFPIVGDADREVAFLYDMVDEEGFKNLSKGVVATIRSVYVIDPAKKVRLIITYPASVGRNSSEVLRVIDALQKGDAKGVVTPINWQPGEDVIIPPTVSDADAKKKFGDFTTVKPYLRYTKA; this is encoded by the coding sequence ATGTTTGTACGCCCCCTTTTCACCGCTAGAAAGCCTCTTTCCCAGCAGCAGCCCATGCTGAAGAGCGCAGTCAGAATGATCAGAACATTCAAGCAGGAGGAGCAGCCCAGGCTAAGAATCAACTCCCTGGCGCCCAACTTCACCGCGCAGACCACGCAGGGCAAACTGAACTTCCACGACTACCTCGGTGACTCGTGGGGCGTTCTGTTCTCGCACCCTGCAGACTTCACTCCCGTGTGCACAACGGAGCTCGGGGCGTTCGCGCAGCTGAAGCCCGAGTTCGAAAAGCGCAACGTCAAGCTGATCGGTCTGTCCGCCGAGGAGGTCGACAAGCACCAGAAGTGGATCAAGGACATCGAGGAGATCAGCTCGCTCGACAAGTTCGCGTTCCCCATCGTCGGCGACGCCGACCGAGAGGTCGCCTTCCTGTACGACATGGTCGACGAGGAgggcttcaagaacctgaGCAAGGGCGTCGTCGCCACCATCCGCTCCGTCTACGTGATCGACCCGGCCAAGAAGGTCCGCCTGATCATCACCTACCCGGCCTCCGTGGGCAGAAACTCCTCCGAGGTCCTGCGAGTCATCGACGCCCTGCAGAAGGGCGACGCCAAGGGCGTGGTTACGCCCATCAACTGGCAGCCGGGCGAGGACGTCATCATCCCACCCACGGTCTCAGACGCGGacgccaagaagaagttcggCGACTTCACCACGGTCAAGCCCTACCTGCGCTACACCAAGGCCTAA